In the Streptomyces sp. FXJ1.172 genome, one interval contains:
- a CDS encoding replication-relaxation family protein, with amino-acid sequence MDLTTAQPTDRTTAGFTPSPVEPLAHQLLATLAQHRMASTGQLHVLLRPDRSRQSVSERLNDLLDERLVDFAVLPQSHRTRVWYLTPKGARLTRDWPALRGRPPYPITTATAASLKTPHTLTVLRTHLTFVADARRRGDEHGHLDWTPEVFHAIGDGERVVADAVMHYTLIDGQQRRKLRAFVEVDRATMGAERLAAKLIEYARLWSYEPQPVGRRRQAGSPGWLRWYPVFPRILFVLTSAGRQAMDNRINDLKAMVAHHPLVAELAREVPLGAAVLEDLERQEPTGNVWLPLTSGEPRPWTEL; translated from the coding sequence ATGGACCTGACCACTGCCCAGCCGACGGACCGCACCACGGCAGGCTTCACGCCCAGCCCCGTGGAACCGCTCGCGCATCAGCTCCTGGCCACGCTCGCCCAGCACCGCATGGCCTCCACCGGCCAGCTGCACGTCCTGCTGCGGCCCGACCGCTCCCGCCAGTCGGTCTCGGAGCGCCTGAACGACCTGCTCGACGAGCGCCTGGTCGACTTCGCCGTGCTTCCCCAGTCCCACCGCACCCGGGTCTGGTACCTCACGCCGAAGGGCGCCCGACTCACTCGGGACTGGCCCGCGCTGCGGGGCCGCCCGCCATATCCGATCACCACGGCGACGGCCGCCTCGCTGAAGACCCCACATACCCTGACCGTCCTGCGGACGCACCTGACGTTCGTCGCCGATGCCCGCCGCCGCGGCGACGAGCACGGACACCTGGACTGGACCCCGGAGGTGTTCCATGCGATCGGCGACGGAGAGAGGGTCGTGGCCGACGCGGTCATGCACTACACCCTCATCGACGGCCAGCAGCGGCGGAAACTGAGGGCGTTCGTCGAGGTCGACCGGGCCACGATGGGGGCCGAGCGGCTGGCCGCGAAACTGATCGAGTACGCCCGTCTGTGGTCGTACGAGCCGCAGCCCGTCGGGCGACGCCGACAGGCGGGCAGCCCCGGATGGCTGCGCTGGTACCCGGTATTCCCCCGGATCCTCTTCGTGCTGACCAGCGCCGGCAGGCAGGCGATGGACAACCGGATCAACGACCTCAAAGCCATGGTCGCTCACCACCCGCTCGTGGCTGAGCTGGCCCGCGAGGTGCCGCTGGGCGCGGCGGTCCTGGAGGACCTCGAACGTCAGGAGCCCACCGGCAACGTGTGGCTGCCTCTTACAAGTGGCGAGCCGCGCCCCTGGACCGAGTTGTGA
- a CDS encoding CpaF family protein, with amino-acid sequence MQARPLHPDPTVAPLPREWQQANGVPASAGAASSTQVLGTAVPQITVDYRVAREIASQVAKQREELLKTKPDMDRASEEQRCLNWIAEAVALWSDAQAMTPQEDEALRRAVYDLLFRAGRLQPYLDDDRVEDIIIQGPHEVWLDYGDGERRRVGPIADSEEELLELLRELARGSGHSERTISTANPTLALSLQDGSRLQAITGLGPMTYAVIRRHRVSHANLDDLVRLGTIDPILREFLGAAVRAEKNIMIAGKQKAGKTTLMRAMLKEFDPECRFATIQTEDELFAHANGYHKQVVSLVGRESNGEKDVTGRGAGEVTLLDLMHPALRMSLERIVVGEVRGPEVVAMMQALTNGSGGNLCTIHARRPDIIFDRIAELYALAQENLSEQLAYRQTANGLDFIVYVDMTDETQIGGRRHRYVSHVLELTGIGENGRPATNEVFSPGREWGELRAVPRMDPGCIDDLRRVGFDSALLQESYGAWAAPLPLKVRVSR; translated from the coding sequence ATGCAGGCTAGGCCGCTGCACCCCGACCCCACGGTGGCCCCGCTGCCCCGGGAGTGGCAACAGGCCAACGGCGTACCAGCATCTGCCGGTGCGGCCTCGAGTACGCAGGTGCTCGGCACGGCGGTTCCTCAGATCACCGTCGACTACCGGGTGGCCCGCGAGATTGCTTCCCAGGTCGCCAAGCAACGTGAGGAACTGCTCAAGACCAAGCCCGATATGGACCGGGCCAGCGAAGAGCAGCGGTGCCTGAACTGGATCGCCGAGGCGGTCGCGCTGTGGTCGGACGCGCAGGCGATGACGCCGCAGGAAGACGAGGCGCTGCGGCGCGCGGTGTACGACCTGCTCTTTCGGGCCGGCCGACTCCAGCCGTACCTGGACGATGACAGGGTTGAAGACATCATCATCCAGGGCCCGCACGAGGTGTGGCTCGACTACGGCGACGGCGAACGCCGCCGGGTCGGCCCGATCGCTGACTCCGAAGAGGAACTGCTCGAGCTGCTGAGGGAGTTGGCCCGGGGCTCCGGGCACAGCGAGCGCACCATCTCCACCGCGAACCCAACCCTCGCCCTGTCCCTGCAGGACGGCTCCCGCCTCCAGGCCATCACCGGGCTCGGGCCGATGACGTATGCAGTTATTCGTCGCCACCGCGTCTCCCACGCGAATCTCGACGACCTCGTCCGGCTGGGCACCATCGACCCGATCCTGCGCGAGTTCCTCGGCGCCGCCGTACGCGCCGAGAAGAACATCATGATCGCGGGGAAGCAGAAGGCCGGGAAGACCACGCTGATGCGAGCGATGCTCAAGGAGTTCGACCCGGAGTGCCGGTTCGCGACCATCCAGACCGAGGACGAGCTGTTCGCCCACGCCAACGGTTACCACAAGCAGGTCGTGTCTCTCGTGGGTCGTGAGTCCAACGGAGAGAAGGACGTCACCGGGCGCGGCGCGGGTGAGGTCACGCTGCTGGACCTGATGCATCCCGCTTTGCGGATGTCGCTTGAGCGGATCGTGGTCGGCGAGGTCCGCGGCCCTGAAGTCGTCGCCATGATGCAGGCGTTGACGAACGGGTCGGGCGGCAACCTGTGCACCATCCACGCGCGTCGCCCGGACATCATCTTCGACCGGATCGCCGAACTGTACGCGCTCGCCCAGGAGAACCTGTCCGAGCAACTCGCCTACCGGCAGACCGCCAACGGCCTGGACTTCATCGTGTACGTCGACATGACGGACGAGACGCAGATCGGCGGCCGCCGGCACCGCTACGTCTCCCACGTGCTGGAACTGACCGGGATCGGCGAGAACGGCCGGCCAGCCACCAATGAGGTCTTCTCCCCCGGCCGGGAGTGGGGGGAGCTGCGGGCGGTGCCGAGGATGGACCCGGGCTGCATCGATGACCTGCGCCGCGTCGGCTTCGACTCGGCTCTGCTGCAGGAGTCGTACGGCGCCTGGGCGGCACCGCTGCCGCTGAAGGTGCGGGTGAGCCGGTGA
- a CDS encoding ATP/GTP-binding protein produces MYFYGCTDGGQNNPDGFVVVPLGKPPVPQVDPRVLAQRAVDSMTLLGPDIASPRAAGKYTVGVPMWMWVTQSATTYGPNTASATAGGVTVTATAEVSKIVWSMGDGVSMTCTGPGTPYTSSEGMAQSPTCGHVYSKTSAAAQNGKFPVTATSTWTINWRGGGQAGQLTEVRQTNVQVAVGEVQVVR; encoded by the coding sequence GTGTACTTCTACGGGTGCACGGACGGCGGCCAGAACAACCCGGACGGTTTTGTCGTCGTGCCGCTGGGGAAGCCTCCGGTGCCGCAGGTGGACCCCCGGGTGCTGGCTCAGCGTGCGGTGGACTCCATGACGTTGCTCGGCCCGGACATCGCCAGCCCGCGCGCGGCCGGGAAGTACACGGTGGGTGTCCCGATGTGGATGTGGGTCACCCAGAGTGCCACGACCTATGGACCGAACACCGCGTCGGCCACGGCAGGCGGAGTCACCGTCACCGCGACCGCGGAGGTGTCGAAAATCGTGTGGTCGATGGGCGACGGTGTCTCCATGACCTGCACCGGCCCCGGTACCCCCTACACGTCGTCCGAGGGCATGGCTCAGTCCCCGACCTGCGGACACGTGTACTCCAAGACATCGGCGGCTGCCCAGAACGGCAAGTTCCCGGTGACCGCGACCTCGACGTGGACGATCAACTGGCGGGGCGGCGGACAGGCCGGCCAGCTCACCGAGGTCCGGCAGACCAACGTGCAGGTGGCGGTCGGCGAAGTACAGGTCGTCAGGTAA
- a CDS encoding type II secretion system F family protein, translated as MNLFPVVVTGGTVGAGVALLIRELLQPQPALGPALQRSAPAALTMPEPELDREEVWGRWLLARLERLPGVKVPTTNLALLGQGPGQFMLKKTAFAALGLLCPMIATIPWIIAGVGLPFYVPAGVGLIVAGLLFITPDLAVRDQAKRAREEFAHALSAYLDLVALKRAADAGPAEALEKAAEVGEGWPFLYLQGALRRARLEKIPPYQALTELAHEYDLPILDDVADIMRGSATDGAAVYKALRARTAALNAELLADQAAEANAASEKMTAPGALLAVLVMLLMAFPAVIRMLTV; from the coding sequence GTGAACCTGTTCCCCGTTGTTGTGACCGGCGGCACGGTCGGCGCAGGAGTCGCGTTGTTGATCCGGGAACTCCTGCAGCCTCAGCCGGCATTGGGGCCGGCTCTCCAGCGCAGTGCTCCGGCAGCGTTGACGATGCCCGAGCCGGAGCTGGACCGCGAGGAGGTGTGGGGCCGGTGGCTGCTGGCCCGTCTCGAGCGGCTCCCGGGTGTGAAGGTCCCCACCACGAACCTGGCCCTGCTCGGGCAGGGTCCGGGCCAGTTCATGCTCAAGAAGACCGCGTTCGCCGCGCTGGGTCTGCTCTGTCCAATGATCGCCACCATTCCGTGGATCATCGCGGGCGTGGGGCTGCCGTTTTACGTGCCCGCCGGCGTCGGACTCATCGTCGCAGGACTGCTGTTCATCACGCCCGATCTCGCCGTGCGGGACCAGGCCAAGCGGGCGCGGGAGGAGTTCGCTCACGCCCTGTCCGCCTACCTGGACCTGGTCGCGCTCAAGCGGGCCGCCGACGCCGGCCCCGCCGAGGCGTTGGAGAAGGCTGCCGAGGTCGGCGAGGGCTGGCCCTTCCTGTACTTGCAGGGCGCGCTGCGCAGGGCCCGGTTGGAGAAGATCCCGCCGTATCAAGCGCTCACGGAGCTCGCCCACGAGTACGACCTGCCCATCCTGGACGACGTCGCTGACATCATGCGCGGCTCAGCTACCGACGGTGCCGCCGTCTACAAGGCGCTGCGGGCCCGCACCGCGGCGCTCAACGCCGAACTGCTGGCCGATCAGGCCGCGGAGGCGAACGCAGCCAGCGAGAAGATGACCGCGCCGGGAGCCCTGCTGGCCGTCCTGGTGATGCTGCTGATGGCGTTCCCCGCAGTGATCCGCATGCTGACCGTCTAA
- a CDS encoding C40 family peptidase yields MVALLMFAAVCCAAPVGNAISAYVALKTGAQDDGGIAEGGSASDIPPRMLTAYKKAVQQVGKYVPKCQGMRWPILAGIAKVESNHAIGHNIAAGGDIRPKIYGVLLNGSGQGGNTTVVPNSDGGKWDGTATGERAVGPFQFLPSTWESVGKDGNGDHVADPHNADDAALGAAVYLCGGGRDLTESSQLRAAILQYNHSSEYVAEVTGWIDQYTAAAKDPGLKNLSGKARTVLDAALSQRGVPYSWGGGNASGPSYGSCCTRSGKSGASIRGFDCSGLTSYVYAKVGMQLPRTAAEQAGVGQRLPASLGAGALKPGDLVFFAYAPGHDSTIYHVGIYVGSGQMINAARPGTVVRLDSVGAMSGFAGGARLL; encoded by the coding sequence ATGGTGGCACTGCTGATGTTCGCAGCTGTGTGCTGTGCCGCCCCGGTGGGGAACGCGATCAGCGCATACGTCGCCCTGAAGACGGGTGCGCAGGACGACGGGGGCATCGCCGAGGGCGGCAGCGCCTCTGACATCCCTCCCCGGATGCTGACCGCCTACAAGAAGGCCGTCCAGCAGGTCGGGAAATACGTGCCGAAGTGCCAGGGCATGCGCTGGCCCATTCTCGCCGGGATCGCGAAGGTCGAGTCCAACCACGCCATCGGCCACAACATCGCCGCGGGCGGTGACATCCGCCCAAAGATCTACGGAGTGCTCCTCAATGGCTCCGGCCAGGGCGGCAACACCACCGTCGTCCCAAACAGCGACGGCGGCAAATGGGACGGCACCGCGACCGGTGAGCGGGCCGTAGGCCCTTTCCAGTTCCTGCCCTCAACCTGGGAGAGCGTCGGCAAGGACGGCAACGGCGATCATGTCGCCGACCCGCACAACGCCGACGACGCCGCCCTGGGAGCGGCCGTCTACCTGTGCGGAGGCGGCCGTGACCTGACCGAGAGTTCCCAGCTGCGGGCCGCCATTCTGCAGTACAACCACTCCAGCGAGTACGTCGCCGAAGTGACCGGCTGGATCGACCAGTACACGGCGGCCGCCAAAGACCCTGGCTTGAAGAACCTCTCCGGCAAGGCTCGCACGGTGCTCGACGCGGCCCTGTCCCAGCGGGGGGTGCCCTACTCGTGGGGCGGCGGCAACGCGAGCGGACCGTCGTACGGATCGTGCTGCACACGCAGCGGGAAGAGCGGCGCCAGCATCAGGGGCTTCGACTGCTCGGGCCTGACGAGCTACGTGTACGCCAAGGTCGGCATGCAGTTGCCGCGGACCGCAGCCGAGCAAGCCGGCGTCGGCCAGCGTCTGCCGGCCAGCCTCGGCGCCGGTGCCCTGAAGCCGGGTGACCTCGTCTTTTTCGCCTACGCCCCCGGACATGATTCCACGATCTACCACGTCGGGATCTACGTCGGCAGCGGTCAAATGATCAACGCGGCCCGCCCGGGCACCGTCGTCCGGCTGGACTCGGTAGGCGCCATGTCGGGCTTTGCGGGGGGAGCACGGCTGTTGTGA
- a CDS encoding TadE/TadG family type IV pilus assembly protein yields MKPPARLANWWQGRRWRDDRGDTSIQMAIVFPFVLLATVAVIQASMWYYARQIALTAAREGVSAARAYQSSPADGAAQARNVLGRTAGDSLSGYSVSASSDGQRARVQVSGTALSMIPGVPGLQVTQSASGPVERWTVPGE; encoded by the coding sequence ATGAAGCCTCCCGCGCGGCTGGCCAACTGGTGGCAGGGGCGAAGATGGCGCGACGACCGCGGTGACACATCCATCCAGATGGCGATCGTTTTCCCGTTCGTGCTGCTCGCCACGGTCGCCGTCATACAGGCCTCCATGTGGTACTACGCCCGGCAGATCGCTCTGACCGCTGCCCGTGAGGGCGTCAGCGCCGCCCGGGCCTACCAGTCGAGCCCGGCCGACGGTGCGGCCCAGGCACGCAACGTCCTGGGCCGCACCGCGGGTGACAGCCTGAGCGGCTACAGCGTCTCCGCGAGCAGCGACGGGCAGCGTGCGCGGGTCCAGGTGTCCGGCACGGCCCTGTCGATGATCCCGGGTGTGCCGGGCCTGCAGGTCACGCAGTCGGCGTCCGGCCCCGTGGAGCGCTGGACCGTCCCGGGGGAGTGA
- a CDS encoding type II secretion system F family protein, with protein MILLFALLSGMAVVGGLIGVVAGVMGTSAPRRASLLKRWQTALRGGKNRSEDARLRRRTLMVASVVVFAAVWLISGNFVGGALLGAAVIGVPWLITPAQMAQERIGQLEALSEWTQRLAGLLRLGMGLEQALITSRQGAPEELAPQIINLSDRLRLGWRPDGALRAFAEELDDVTADKVVAALILSVNDRGPGLAQALEDLSGTVREEVAKKRAIEADRAKPRTTVRWMTIITVGVVVAGFFVPSYTKPYSTLLGQLVLAFLTAGFIGVLALMRQLGNFRRIPRFLITDPTSTVRLPAPAPEPDVPIAAREPDGAAS; from the coding sequence GTGATCCTGCTGTTCGCCCTGCTCAGCGGCATGGCCGTGGTCGGCGGGCTGATCGGTGTCGTGGCGGGTGTCATGGGCACCAGTGCGCCGCGCAGGGCTTCGCTGCTCAAGCGCTGGCAGACGGCCCTGCGTGGTGGGAAAAATCGAAGCGAGGACGCTCGGCTGCGGCGGCGGACCCTCATGGTCGCGTCCGTCGTGGTCTTCGCGGCCGTGTGGCTGATCAGTGGGAACTTCGTCGGCGGTGCGCTGCTCGGCGCGGCCGTCATCGGCGTGCCCTGGCTGATCACTCCAGCGCAGATGGCGCAGGAGCGCATCGGTCAGCTGGAGGCGCTCAGCGAGTGGACGCAGCGGCTGGCCGGTCTACTGAGGCTGGGCATGGGCCTGGAACAGGCGCTGATCACCAGCCGTCAGGGAGCACCGGAGGAACTCGCCCCCCAGATCATCAACCTGTCCGACCGGCTCCGCCTGGGGTGGCGGCCCGACGGAGCGCTTCGCGCCTTCGCCGAGGAACTAGACGACGTCACCGCGGACAAGGTGGTCGCCGCGCTCATCCTGTCGGTCAACGACCGCGGCCCAGGCCTGGCTCAGGCACTCGAGGACCTTTCGGGCACCGTCCGCGAGGAGGTCGCCAAGAAGCGCGCCATCGAGGCGGACCGGGCCAAGCCCCGCACCACGGTGCGGTGGATGACCATCATCACCGTGGGCGTCGTGGTAGCCGGATTCTTCGTTCCGTCCTACACGAAGCCGTACTCCACCCTCCTCGGACAGCTCGTGCTCGCTTTCCTGACCGCCGGGTTCATCGGCGTGCTGGCCTTGATGCGGCAGCTGGGCAATTTCCGTCGTATCCCGCGCTTCCTGATCACTGACCCGACCAGCACCGTGCGACTGCCCGCGCCTGCCCCGGAGCCGGACGTGCCGATCGCTGCCCGGGAACCGGACGGAGCCGCATCGTGA
- a CDS encoding ATP/GTP-binding protein, whose product MDSAAPYLKDQAPDTAGGQVLGLVTSLVDAADWLYGHWYVLAAAVAVCWGVGEMVVRRLAARASAERMALELVSNRHFDPSLEEIFRRGVQLARASTAMPWWAPRRAKTVQIRLRADGSAPLRYRIEGPAGGERLLSITPFGPDITVTRARPVIDEPRPHTVRAEFILRGKLTSPLRVVPLSPDPLQPLVDAVADLRAELGDLAEVRLDIQRAPKWALRARRLQLMSAARRSERRESQRAARWLRRDASGIEDSLGFQLQQLLSDRPGSGNSRRLVMPPVPRRVEPADALGKLAEDDHLVRVQLLVMCASNTEGRAQARLAQLQAAFDVFGGRSRWAMRGWRLGPWRIGADHWPTRRGFERRWNLGHCQPPRANWVRLDELTGLLKPPTAHCRLPVLAGDLPTFAFGEPGLLLQGIYRGPDGRERLVATYAEETLFEVGVGKAGGGKTERALAQAIGWAHAGGGLIFVDPHRDSWPRATTFLAHDTLMPRIALIDLGGLGPNPRVSSWNPLAMHQGQTAHEVVEAIADAYASALAWDDATAPRALTILTAALAVLVAVNEAACRVGRPEDQATIFHVRALLTDAAFRKAALTTVAGHLDEETRSWWQAVFPTLPTDAFAVVLNPIARLAANPVTRAFLGQPVGVYNIRAAMDSKMIVWVCPGGNGPTDRLLTALLARDLLRAARSRRDTPEEKRVPFRPYFDELITLTGAAPETIAAMFEDLRKYRCHIHGMTQLLARLPAAVRLSLVQNASTLATTAGSKSAVAPITAEWGDSPSPDRVATMDRFEHYVSMNVHGRRIGPVQLRGPHLDDVFAAQARPREVPMLERAAQANAGALPLDQLTDRAAKQLGRVAAFLAAHSPAGAAVHLSKENEWT is encoded by the coding sequence GTGGACTCCGCAGCCCCGTACCTGAAGGACCAGGCCCCTGACACGGCTGGTGGTCAGGTACTCGGCCTGGTCACCAGCCTGGTCGACGCCGCCGACTGGCTCTACGGCCACTGGTACGTGCTCGCGGCTGCCGTTGCCGTGTGCTGGGGCGTGGGCGAGATGGTGGTACGCCGGCTCGCGGCCAGGGCTTCGGCCGAGCGGATGGCCTTGGAGCTCGTCTCCAACCGGCACTTCGACCCCAGCCTGGAGGAGATCTTCCGGCGTGGTGTCCAGCTCGCCCGCGCGTCCACAGCCATGCCCTGGTGGGCGCCCCGCCGGGCGAAGACTGTGCAGATCCGGCTGCGCGCGGACGGCAGTGCGCCGTTGCGCTACCGCATCGAGGGCCCGGCGGGTGGTGAACGGCTGCTGTCCATCACCCCGTTCGGGCCGGACATCACCGTCACCAGGGCCCGGCCGGTCATCGACGAGCCCCGGCCTCACACCGTGCGCGCCGAGTTCATCCTGCGCGGCAAACTCACTTCTCCGCTGCGCGTGGTGCCCCTCAGCCCCGACCCGCTCCAGCCGCTGGTCGACGCCGTGGCCGATCTGCGCGCCGAACTGGGCGACCTCGCCGAGGTCCGGCTCGACATCCAGCGCGCCCCGAAGTGGGCACTGCGTGCGCGTCGCCTGCAGCTGATGAGCGCCGCGCGCCGGTCTGAGCGCCGGGAGTCCCAGCGGGCCGCGCGCTGGCTGCGGCGGGACGCCAGCGGGATCGAGGACTCCCTGGGTTTTCAGTTGCAGCAGCTTCTCAGTGACCGTCCTGGCTCGGGCAACAGCCGGCGGCTGGTGATGCCGCCGGTCCCGCGCCGGGTGGAGCCGGCCGATGCGCTGGGCAAGCTCGCCGAGGACGACCACCTGGTCCGCGTGCAGCTGCTGGTGATGTGCGCCTCGAACACCGAGGGCCGTGCCCAGGCGAGGCTCGCCCAGCTCCAGGCTGCGTTCGACGTGTTCGGCGGCCGCTCCCGGTGGGCCATGCGCGGCTGGAGGCTGGGCCCTTGGCGGATCGGCGCCGATCACTGGCCCACACGGCGCGGCTTCGAGCGCCGCTGGAATCTGGGGCACTGCCAGCCGCCCCGCGCGAACTGGGTCCGGCTGGATGAGTTGACCGGGCTGCTCAAGCCCCCGACCGCGCATTGCCGCCTGCCGGTGCTCGCAGGAGACCTGCCGACCTTCGCCTTCGGCGAGCCCGGGTTGCTGCTGCAGGGCATCTACCGGGGCCCGGACGGCCGCGAGCGGCTGGTCGCCACCTACGCCGAGGAGACCCTGTTCGAGGTGGGGGTCGGCAAGGCCGGCGGCGGCAAGACCGAGCGGGCCCTGGCGCAGGCGATCGGCTGGGCGCACGCGGGCGGCGGGCTGATCTTCGTCGACCCGCACCGCGACTCCTGGCCGCGGGCCACCACGTTCCTGGCGCACGACACCCTGATGCCGCGGATCGCACTGATCGACCTGGGCGGTCTTGGTCCCAATCCGCGGGTCAGTTCGTGGAATCCGCTCGCCATGCACCAGGGCCAGACGGCGCACGAGGTCGTCGAGGCGATCGCCGACGCCTACGCCTCCGCATTGGCCTGGGACGACGCGACCGCGCCGCGCGCACTCACCATCCTCACCGCCGCGCTCGCCGTCCTGGTCGCGGTCAACGAGGCGGCCTGCCGGGTCGGCCGGCCCGAGGACCAGGCCACGATCTTCCACGTACGGGCCCTGCTCACCGACGCCGCCTTCCGCAAGGCAGCACTCACGACGGTGGCGGGCCACCTGGATGAGGAGACCCGCTCCTGGTGGCAGGCGGTCTTCCCGACCCTGCCGACCGACGCATTCGCCGTGGTCCTCAACCCGATCGCCCGCCTGGCCGCCAACCCGGTCACCCGCGCGTTCCTCGGCCAGCCGGTCGGGGTCTACAACATCCGCGCGGCCATGGACTCCAAGATGATCGTGTGGGTGTGCCCGGGCGGCAACGGGCCCACCGACCGCCTCCTGACCGCGCTGCTGGCCCGCGACCTGCTGCGGGCCGCCCGCTCCCGGCGGGACACACCCGAGGAGAAGCGGGTGCCGTTCCGCCCGTACTTCGACGAGCTGATCACGCTGACGGGCGCGGCCCCGGAGACCATCGCCGCGATGTTCGAGGATCTACGCAAGTACCGGTGCCACATCCACGGCATGACCCAGCTACTTGCCCGCCTGCCTGCCGCAGTGCGGCTGTCCCTGGTGCAGAACGCGTCCACCCTGGCCACCACCGCCGGCTCGAAGTCGGCGGTGGCACCGATCACCGCGGAGTGGGGCGACAGCCCCAGCCCCGACCGGGTCGCCACCATGGACCGGTTCGAGCACTACGTCTCCATGAACGTGCACGGCCGGCGCATCGGGCCCGTCCAGCTGCGCGGTCCGCATCTCGACGACGTCTTCGCCGCCCAGGCCCGCCCGCGGGAAGTCCCCATGCTGGAGCGAGCCGCGCAGGCGAACGCCGGAGCACTCCCGCTGGACCAGCTCACCGACCGCGCCGCAAAGCAGCTCGGCCGCGTCGCCGCCTTCCTCGCCGCGCACTCCCCTGCCGGCGCTGCTGTCCACCTCTCGAAGGAAAACGAATGGACCTGA
- a CDS encoding serine/threonine-protein kinase — protein sequence MLAAGLAEALAAIHDAGLVHRDLKPANVLITDDGPRIIDFGIARSDTTDITLTTLGGILGTPGYMSPEQATGEVIGPASDVFSLGAVLYYAATGRGPFGQGTVPALLYQVVHDDPDLTPVPDALRPALTACFHKEPERRPNAANLLTLLENLEASEAELPQALRDAPRAQALMWWQQPTVTEPWSAPLPPAQPVHIAPPGEKPAWSSVGDTESDPVAPAFATGAQDVEECRAEQREAERGPAPGPRVDAVVVGDVVEHTRFGIGTVLEVQGTGRTAVAVVSFGARRNTVRLLIRQAPMRKVEA from the coding sequence ATGCTCGCGGCTGGCCTGGCCGAGGCTCTGGCCGCGATCCACGATGCCGGGCTCGTCCACCGCGACCTCAAACCGGCGAACGTCCTGATCACCGACGACGGGCCCCGGATCATCGACTTCGGGATCGCCCGCTCGGACACCACCGACATCACCCTCACCACGCTCGGCGGCATCCTCGGCACACCCGGCTACATGTCGCCGGAACAGGCCACTGGCGAGGTCATCGGCCCGGCCAGCGACGTCTTCTCCCTCGGCGCCGTGCTGTACTACGCCGCCACGGGACGCGGCCCGTTCGGCCAGGGCACCGTCCCGGCGCTGCTGTACCAGGTGGTCCACGATGACCCCGATCTCACCCCGGTGCCGGACGCTCTGCGGCCGGCCCTGACGGCCTGCTTCCACAAGGAGCCCGAGCGCCGTCCGAATGCCGCAAATCTGCTGACCTTGCTGGAGAATCTGGAAGCCAGCGAGGCGGAGCTCCCGCAGGCACTGCGGGACGCCCCACGCGCCCAGGCCCTGATGTGGTGGCAGCAGCCCACCGTGACCGAGCCCTGGTCCGCACCGCTGCCCCCGGCGCAGCCCGTCCATATCGCGCCTCCTGGCGAGAAGCCCGCCTGGTCGTCGGTGGGCGACACCGAGTCCGACCCGGTGGCGCCCGCCTTCGCGACGGGCGCGCAAGATGTCGAGGAATGCCGTGCCGAGCAGCGTGAGGCCGAGCGAGGACCTGCGCCCGGGCCCCGTGTCGACGCCGTGGTGGTCGGTGATGTCGTCGAGCACACCCGGTTCGGCATCGGCACCGTCCTGGAGGTGCAGGGCACCGGCCGCACCGCGGTCGCCGTGGTGTCCTTCGGCGCACGGAGGAACACCGTGCGTCTGCTGATACGCCAGGCCCCCATGCGCAAGGTCGAGGCCTGA
- a CDS encoding SAF domain-containing protein: MAPPRVSARRRRPGVIALSLALIAAGGAGVAVLLLQVGNRTDVVTVVRDVQVGQVLTQDDLGKASVALDPAVKAVRADNLKSVVGKRAAVELKPGSLLAPSQVTKDSLVKAGEQLVPIGLEPKQIPATALVPGQKVKLVHVPVQGTTDTGKTSDATPQTIDGRVVKASGAAPGTGIVVVDVATTASDGPTAAAWEAAGTLRLVLAAPDGS, translated from the coding sequence GTGGCCCCGCCCCGAGTCTCGGCTCGCAGACGACGACCGGGGGTCATCGCCCTGTCGCTGGCGCTGATCGCCGCCGGAGGCGCCGGTGTTGCCGTCCTGCTGCTCCAGGTCGGCAACCGCACCGACGTGGTGACGGTGGTCCGCGACGTCCAGGTCGGCCAGGTCCTCACCCAGGACGACCTGGGCAAGGCATCTGTCGCCCTGGACCCGGCGGTCAAGGCGGTGCGCGCCGACAACCTGAAATCGGTGGTGGGCAAGCGGGCCGCCGTGGAACTCAAGCCCGGCTCCCTGCTGGCCCCCTCGCAGGTGACGAAGGACTCGCTGGTGAAGGCCGGCGAGCAACTAGTGCCGATCGGCCTGGAGCCCAAGCAGATCCCGGCCACCGCTCTGGTGCCGGGCCAGAAGGTGAAGCTGGTGCACGTGCCGGTTCAGGGAACGACGGATACCGGCAAGACGTCCGACGCCACGCCGCAGACCATCGACGGCCGGGTCGTGAAGGCGTCCGGCGCCGCCCCGGGTACGGGAATCGTGGTCGTCGACGTTGCCACCACCGCCTCCGACGGTCCCACGGCCGCCGCGTGGGAGGCCGCGGGCACCCTGCGCCTGGTCCTCGCTGCTCCGGACGGCAGCTGA